CAGGCCGGGTTCAAGGCGGCAGCGACGACCGTGGTCGTGGTCCGCACCGAGCAACGGGCGAACGTGCGCATACACGACGAGCTCCAGGCTGCCGTCGCCGCTGCCCTCGAAGGAGCGGGCCGCCGAGGAGGCTGACGAGTACCGGGTGTGACGGTCTGCGGACTCTCGCCTGCGAGCGGGCAGCCTCAGGGCCGCACGATGGCGTTGAGCATGGGCTGGAGCTTCAGCTCGGTCTCGGCCAGCTCCGCCTCGGCGACCGACTCAGCGACGATCCCCGCTCCGGCCACCAGGCGGGCGGTACCGCCGGCCAGCTCCGCCGAGCGTATGCCGACCGCCCACTCACCGTCTCCGGCCGCGTTCACCCATCCGACCGGTCCCGCATAGCGCCCGCGGTCGATCCCCTCCACCGCAGCGATGTGGGCTAAGGCGGCCTCGGTCGGGGTCCCCGCCACTGCCGGCGTCGGGTGCAGCGCCAACGCCAGCTCCAACGCCGATGGGCGCGTGTCAGTGAGCCGGCCCTCGATGGCAGTGCCGAGATGGGCGACGATCCCGACGGGAACGAGCGAGGGAGCGTCGGGGACCTCGAGGACGTGACAGAAGCGAGTGAGCGTCCTCTCCACGGCATCGACCACGAGGCGGTGCTCCTGACGCTCCTTGACCGAGGTCATCAGCGAGGACTCGGCGTCGAGATCGGAGCCCGGCGTGCCGTGCCGCGAGGCGGTGCCGGCGAGGGGCTGGGACCGTACCCTCTCACCTTCACGGGCGACGAGCAGCTCCGGACTGGCGCCAACGAACCCATCGGCGGCGAAGACCATGCAGGACGGATACGCAGCTCCGAGGCGTCGCACCACCTCGGCCACCGGGATAGTGCCGTTCGCTGTCACCGCCACCACGCGAGCGAGCACGACCTTGCCGAGACGGCCGGCAGCCACGGCCCGAGCCGCATCGGCAACCTGCTCGGTCCAGCGGCGCACATCGGTCACTGACCGCACCACGTAATCTGTCGGCCGCACCGAATCGCTCACACCTGAGCGCTCGTCCTCCCACCGGGCCGCGCCGACGGCAGACTCGAGGTCGGGGTCGGAACCGGTGATGGTGAGCGAAGTCGCGCCGTCGTGCTCGCGCCGCACCAGCAGCTCGGGAACGATCAGTTGACCCTCTATCGAACCCGAGAACGGAAGAGCCCCGACTGCGACCGGCGGGTGCGCACCGTCCGCCTCGATCGCGGAGAGGATCTCGCTGACATCTGCCGCCGCCAACTCCGGTCGCCCGGGAGCCACTCTCACCCTCGCCGCCACTCCCCTGCCGGCAAAGCCCGTCCCCGCCTTCTGCCAGAGCACGCCGTGCTGCCCCGCAACACAAGCCAGGTCTACTTCGGACCCAAGCTCGAACGTCCTCGCAACCAGTGCCCCGCGCCTTGCCAGTCCTGCGCGGCCCGTCACGATCTCGTCCCGACAAGCAGCTGCACGATGCCGCCCGAGAGCATGTGCCGACGAGTGTCCGGAAAGCCTGCAGCGGCGACCATGGCAACGAGCGAGTCCGGAGGCGGCAGGTAGGCGACGGAGCGGGGCAGGTAGCGGTACGCCGCCCCGTCGGACAGCACCGCTCCGAGCCGGGGCACCACCTCGGTGAAGTACACGCGGTGGCCGAGCCGCAGAGCAGGGTTGGTCGGCTCGGCCACTTCCAGCAGCGCGATGCGACCGCCCGGACGCACGACCCGGGCGAGCTCGGCCAGGAACACGTCGAGGCTCACCAGATTCCGGAGAGCGAACCCACAGGTCGCACCGTCGACCGATGCCTTCCCCAGCGGGAGGACGTCCACGTCGCCCCGAACCAGCGGCGCCAGGGTGTGGGCGGCCCCGAGCATGCCCGCAGACAGATCGACCCCGAGGGCGGCGAGCTCCGCCCGCCCGAGCTCCACACACAGGTCACCCGTCCCGCAGGCGAGGTCGACCACGATCGCCCCGCGCGGC
This window of the Acidimicrobiales bacterium genome carries:
- a CDS encoding isochorismate synthase; this translates as MLWQKAGTGFAGRGVAARVRVAPGRPELAAADVSEILSAIEADGAHPPVAVGALPFSGSIEGQLIVPELLVRREHDGATSLTITGSDPDLESAVGAARWEDERSGVSDSVRPTDYVVRSVTDVRRWTEQVADAARAVAAGRLGKVVLARVVAVTANGTIPVAEVVRRLGAAYPSCMVFAADGFVGASPELLVAREGERVRSQPLAGTASRHGTPGSDLDAESSLMTSVKERQEHRLVVDAVERTLTRFCHVLEVPDAPSLVPVGIVAHLGTAIEGRLTDTRPSALELALALHPTPAVAGTPTEAALAHIAAVEGIDRGRYAGPVGWVNAAGDGEWAVGIRSAELAGGTARLVAGAGIVAESVAEAELAETELKLQPMLNAIVRP
- a CDS encoding ubiquinone/menaquinone biosynthesis methyltransferase — translated: MDATDSLPQGAEKSRRVTAMFDAIAPRYDRMNRLITFGLDRSWRRRTVAALGLPRGAIVVDLACGTGDLCVELGRAELAALGVDLSAGMLGAAHTLAPLVRGDVDVLPLGKASVDGATCGFALRNLVSLDVFLAELARVVRPGGRIALLEVAEPTNPALRLGHRVYFTEVVPRLGAVLSDGAAYRYLPRSVAYLPPPDSLVAMVAAAGFPDTRRHMLSGGIVQLLVGTRS